The DNA window AGGCCGCTGGCGATCGCCGGCAGGGTCGACAGTACGCCCTCGGGGTCGCCGGGCCCGCGCCAGGCGTGCGCGCCGAGCAGCCGCTCGTCCAGCCAGACGGGCCAGCTCATCTCGGGCGAGACGAGCGGCCGGCCGACGCCCGGCACCGGCGCCCAGCCCAGCAGCGCCGTGTAACCGGCCAGCAGGGCGATCGCCGCCACCAGCCGGCCGCGCGGCCCCCAGGCCATGAACGCCAGCACGCAGGCCACGTAGACCACGGCGATGCGCTGCAGCACGCCGGGCAGGCGCACCGTGGCGAGGTCGAAGTCCGGGAAGAGGTTCAACCCCACGCCGATCAGCAGCAGGACCAGGCCGCGGCGCAGGGCGTGCCGCAGAAGGTCCGGACGGGGGGAGCCCGCTGTGAGCCGCCGTCCGAGGGCCAGGGGCACCGACACGCCCACCAGGAAGATGAACGTCGGGAAGATCAGGTCGGCGGGCGCCGGCGGCGCGCCCCATGCCGCGTGGCGCAGGGCCTGGTACATGGCGCGCCACGAGCCCGGATTGTTCACGACGATCATGGCGGCCATGGTCGCGCCGCGCAGGACGTCGACCGACGCCAGGCGGCCCGTTTGTTCGTGTGTTTCCTGCATGACGGGCGTGAGCTTAAGTGCGCGGGGGTGTGGCGGGCAAGGGAGGAGGCGGGGACCCCTTTCCTTCAGATCGATTCCCTATCGTTCGATGGCGCGCAGGCAGACGACTTCCAGCACTCTCTCCTCATCCGGCTGCTCCCGATCGTCCGCGTCGTCGCGGTACTGGGCGAACATGGCATTCAGGGCCGACCTGATGTTCCGCAGGATGATCCACCGCCCGTCGGCCAGCCGGTAGAGGCGGTCCTCCTTCTCGTCCATCTCGCCGGCCAGCCGGACAATCTCGCGGAAATGTCCTTCGGTGTCGAAGACGTCGTAGGTGCGGAGGATCCCCGCGGGCTGCTCGTGCGTGCCGCGGCTGGAAAGAACCCAGATACGCCCGTCGGCCGCCGTCGCGATCGACCTGATGGCCGGGTCGTGGTCATCGACCTTGGTCTGGATGTCCACGGTCTCGCCGTTGATGGAAATGGTGGCGGTGCCGCCGGCGGTTTCCTTCTCTTCCGCCGTGCGACGCCAGGGCTGGTACGAGCGCCCGTAGACCTGGACGAGCCGTCCCGCGGCATCGTGGACGTGGATCAGGTAACGATTGCGCTGCGGAGCGAAATGGACGCGCCCCCCGTCATCGACCGTCCAGTTGCCCTGGTCGATGAAATAGTTCTTCGCTTCATCATAGCTCCGTGTCTCGAAATCGAAGCCCGACGGTGCCTCGAGGAGGCGGCAGATCTCACCGCCTGCCAGGTCGTAGATGCCGAAGAAACGGCTCTGCGCGGACACACCGCCATCGAAATGGAACTCGGTGCCGCAGATGGCCAGGGTCCGGCCGCGGCACATCGCCCCGCTTATGTCGCCGAAGCCCAGAGGCTCGCCGTCGGACGAACGCAACTGCAGCGAAGGCAGGGGTATACCACTGGCGTCCAGGCGCGTGATCTGGCAAGGCTTGCGGTCGGTGATGCCGAGGCTGCCGTCCGGCAGCCACAGCAGGCCGTCCGGCGCCCGGAGCTCACCCGGTCCATCGCCCTCCCGACTCAGCGAGCGCAAGTACGCGCCACCGGCAGAGTAGACGTGCACCTGGCCGAGTTGCCGGTCGGACAACCAGACGGTGCCGTCGGGACCCGCCGAGACATCGGAGAGGACGCCTACGAGCACCTCCGCCTGCTCGACGTTCACCCGCCAGAGCACTTCAAGGTGCAGGGTCCGGGTGCCGTCGCTCGGCTCGGCGCCGTTGCGCACGTGGCGAACGCCGTCGACCGTCTCGACCTCGCCCGCCGAGAGCAGGGCCGGCAGGCAGAGAAGCGTGATCGAGAGGAACGGCAGCAGGACCAGCGGTCGGCGGGAAATCGTGCAGGCGAGGATATGTGCGGCGAGCGGGCGTTTCCTGGCCATACAGACTCCTTTTGCGATCGCGGATTTTTCCCGGTTCACAAGAGGCAGGTCAACCAATTGTATTGCGGCGTGACCTTGAAGCCGAACCTGATGAGGACTCCATTGTAATCGAGCTGGTAATCTCCACCGTTCTGGTTGGTCACTTCACTGCCATCGAATTTGAGATCGCCGATCGTCGCATATCTGTACCCCGCGTTGCCGAAAAGCGTGGTATGTCGCGAAATATCCATATCCACGACGTTTAAAAACTGGCCAGCAGGAGTCCGCGGCCACTGAAATCTCCAGTGATCGGATCCTCGCCAGGTGTGCGAATCTCAGCCGTGCCCGCCGTTTGAATCAGCCCCAGATTCGCACCGAACCCGAATCTGACCTTCTTTTCACCGGGAGGGAGGATCGTGAAATGGATCTCATAGATGTCTGCAGGCAGGTTGTATTCCTCCGAACCCGATGCGTCGGCGTAGCCGGTACTGCAGGCGAGTCTGGAGTAGCCGACTCCGATCACGATCGCGGGACCGGCGAAGTATCCAACCTGGACGCCATGATCAAGTCCTCTTGTCACGTTGTTCATTTTTTAGGTTCCAGCAAGCTCATTGAAGTGATCGATCTCGTTGTTCAGGTCGCTCAGCGAATAGAACGAGAGCCCCCCATGGCCGCCCCAATAGACGTTGCCCGCCAGTGCGCTCCCGGCGACGAAGACGGAGATGAATAGACAAGCAATAACGTATGACGTCTTTTGAGACATGGTAACGTCCCCTCCCCCGGAGAATACTTTGGTAGCGATACCGAGCACCCTACTGAATGTCCATTCTCACGTCAAGGCAGATGACTGCCTCAAATCTCGATTCCGTGGTAGTATGCCGTGAATTACCATGATGCGACATCCCGATCCCTTGTGGAGATGCACTCATGACCGGCAAAGACATGCCGCCCCGCGCCGATAACGGCGATGCCCGGGAAAAACCGGAGCAGCCATCCGTCGACCAACCCACCGCCGAGGGCGTTACCGAAGACCCCCTGACGATGACCGGGCGCGCCGGAGGCGACGACCTCCGGCAGGCGAGCATCGGCCCTTACCGCCTGCTCGAGACCCTCGGCGAAGGCGGCATGGGCGTCGTCTATCTCGCCGAGCAGCGCGAGCCGATCCGCCGCCGGGTGGCGTTGAAGGTCATCAAGCTGGGCATGGACACCAGGGAGGTCATCGCGCGTTTCGAATCCGAGCGACAGGCCCTGGCCATGATGAACCACCCGAACATCGCGTGTGTGCTCGGCGCCGGTACCACCGAGGCCGGCCGGCCCTACTTCGTCATGGAGCACGTGCCGGGCGTGCCGATCACCGACTATTGCGACCGGCACAAGCTGACGACGCGGCAGAGGCTGGAGCTGTTCCGGCCCGTCTGTCTCGCCCTGCAGCATGCCCATCAGAAAGGGATCATCCACCGGGACATCAAGCCGTCCAACGTGCTGGTCCGCGTGCAGGACGGCAAACCCGTCCCCAAGGTGATCGATTTCGGGGTGGCCAAGGCCATCGACCGGACCCTCACCGAGAAGACCCTCTTCACCCAGCAGGGCAGGCTGGTCGGAACGCCGGCGTATATGAGTCCCGAGCAGGCCGAGATGACCGGATTGAACGTCGACACCACGAGCGACGTCTACTCCCTGGGTGTCCTGCTCTACGAGCTGCTCGCCGGGGTTCAGCCTTTCGAGCAGGACGAGCTGCGCAGGGCTGGCCTGCTGGAGATGCACCGGATCATCCGGGAGGTGGACCCGCCGCGGCCGAGCACCAAGATCAGCGGTCTGGGCGCAACCGGTACCGATCTCGCCCACCGGCGCCGGGTGGAGGTTCGCGCCTGGCAGCGGCAGCTCCGGGGCGAGCTCGACTGGATCACCATGCGGGCCATCGAGAAGGACCGGACCCGCCGCTATGCGTCGGCCTCGGAGTTCGCCGCGGACATCATGCGTTTCCTGCGGGATGAGCCGGTGGCCGCCGGTCCGCCCGGTTCGGCCTACCGCCTCGGCAAGTTCGTCAGGCGGCATCGCAGCCTGGTCATGGCCGTCGGGGCGCTGGTCGTCGTCTTGATCGGCGGGTTCATCGGCGTCAGCGCGTCCCTGTCCCGCGCCCTCAAGGCGGAGGCCGTCGCCGCCAGGGAAGCCGAGCGGGCGCGTATCGAGCTCGACCGCAGCCGGCAAGTCATCGCCTTCACGTCGGAGATGCTCTCCGGCATAGATCCGGAGGTCGCCAGGGGCAAGGACCAGGAACTGCTGCGGCTTATCCTGAACGACGCCGCCGCGCGCATGGATACGGAGCTGGCCGGCCAGCCGGAGGTCGCCGCTTCCCTGCAGATGATCGTCGGTCGGACCTACGAATCCATCGGCGAGTACGCCGAGGCCGAACCCCGTTACGAGCAGGCCGTGGAACTGCGGCGCGGCGTCCTGGGCGGGGAACATCGCGAGACCCTGTTCGCCGAGACCGCCCTGGCTGGCATCTACTCGGCGACGGGCAGGTACGAGGAGGCTGAAAGGCTCTTCGACCAGGTCCTGGAGCGGCAACGGCGGCTGCTCGGCGAGGAGGATGCCGAGACCCTGACCACCATGAACGATCTGGCCCTGCTCTACGGGTCCGCAGGCCGCTTGGCCGAGGCCGAATCGCTGAGCCTGAAGACCCTCGAGTTGCGCCGCCGGGTGCTGGGGGACGATCACCGCCACACGCTGAGTTCGCTGAACAACCTGGCCACGGTCTACGCCAATCAGGGCCGCTACGAGCAGGCTGCGGAGCTGTTGCGCGAGACCGTCGCCGGCAGGAAGGCGTCGCTGGGGGAGGATCACCCGAAAACCCTGCTGGCGATGGGCAACCTCGCGGCAACGGCGGTGGAACTGGGCCGCTTCGATCAGGCCGAGGAGGTCTATCTCGAGTTGATAGCGACCCAGAAACGGGTGCTGGGTGAAGAGCATCACCAGACCCTGTCCTCCATGAACAATCTGGGCCTGGTCTACCGGAACCAGGAGCGTTACGACGAGGCCGAAGCGCTGTACAGCGAGGTGGTCGCGGTCCGCGAACGTACGCTCGGCGACGATCATCCCGAGACCCTCAACAGCATCACCAACCTCGCCCGGCTCTACGACGTCCAGGAGCGGTTGGACGAGGCCGAGGCGCTGTACGTCGACACCTTGGCCCGCCTCGAGCGGGTGCTGGGTGCGGGCCATCCCAAGACGATCATCTGCCTGAACAATCTGGCGACGCTATACACCAAGCAGGAGCGGTACGAGGAGGCGGCGGCCCATTCGGTCCGGGCGGTCGCAGGTGCGCGCGCCGCGTTCCCGGCCGAGCACTGGCTGATGGGGGCTCTACTCGCCAACCACGGCGGGGCGCTCCGGGGTCTCGCGCGGTATGCCGAGGCCGAGACGGCGTTGCTCGAGGCGCACGGGATCCTGGAGAACGCCCAGGGCCCGTCCCACGAGCGCACGCTCAAGGCGATCGAGGCCCTGGCCAAGCTCTACGAAGCCTGGGATAGACCAGAGCAGGCTGCAGCCTGGCGCGCCAGGCTGACGTCTGAGGCGGATGCGGAGGCGACCACGGGGGGGCGCGAGGGATGATCTTCCGGATGGCCGGGTCATCGCATCGGCTTCCGGGTCACGTGCAGAGGCCAGGATACCGGCGCCCGGCTTGATCACTTCCCCTGCCGATATGTATTGTCCGGGTATCCGGGAATATGCACG is part of the bacterium genome and encodes:
- a CDS encoding DUF1624 domain-containing protein, with the translated sequence MQETHEQTGRLASVDVLRGATMAAMIVVNNPGSWRAMYQALRHAAWGAPPAPADLIFPTFIFLVGVSVPLALGRRLTAGSPRPDLLRHALRRGLVLLLIGVGLNLFPDFDLATVRLPGVLQRIAVVYVACVLAFMAWGPRGRLVAAIALLAGYTALLGWAPVPGVGRPLVSPEMSWPVWLDERLLGAHAWRGPGDPEGVLSTLPAIASGL
- a CDS encoding serine/threonine-protein kinase; amino-acid sequence: MTGKDMPPRADNGDAREKPEQPSVDQPTAEGVTEDPLTMTGRAGGDDLRQASIGPYRLLETLGEGGMGVVYLAEQREPIRRRVALKVIKLGMDTREVIARFESERQALAMMNHPNIACVLGAGTTEAGRPYFVMEHVPGVPITDYCDRHKLTTRQRLELFRPVCLALQHAHQKGIIHRDIKPSNVLVRVQDGKPVPKVIDFGVAKAIDRTLTEKTLFTQQGRLVGTPAYMSPEQAEMTGLNVDTTSDVYSLGVLLYELLAGVQPFEQDELRRAGLLEMHRIIREVDPPRPSTKISGLGATGTDLAHRRRVEVRAWQRQLRGELDWITMRAIEKDRTRRYASASEFAADIMRFLRDEPVAAGPPGSAYRLGKFVRRHRSLVMAVGALVVVLIGGFIGVSASLSRALKAEAVAAREAERARIELDRSRQVIAFTSEMLSGIDPEVARGKDQELLRLILNDAAARMDTELAGQPEVAASLQMIVGRTYESIGEYAEAEPRYEQAVELRRGVLGGEHRETLFAETALAGIYSATGRYEEAERLFDQVLERQRRLLGEEDAETLTTMNDLALLYGSAGRLAEAESLSLKTLELRRRVLGDDHRHTLSSLNNLATVYANQGRYEQAAELLRETVAGRKASLGEDHPKTLLAMGNLAATAVELGRFDQAEEVYLELIATQKRVLGEEHHQTLSSMNNLGLVYRNQERYDEAEALYSEVVAVRERTLGDDHPETLNSITNLARLYDVQERLDEAEALYVDTLARLERVLGAGHPKTIICLNNLATLYTKQERYEEAAAHSVRAVAGARAAFPAEHWLMGALLANHGGALRGLARYAEAETALLEAHGILENAQGPSHERTLKAIEALAKLYEAWDRPEQAAAWRARLTSEADAEATTGGREG